AGTGTGTCCTCTCTAACACTCTTAATGCTAAATTTAGTTTGTGTGTTTTCCTTCAAGGATATTAGTCTGAGAACTATTTACATAGTGAATAGAATAATTTAATAAAGCGATCCAAATAATCAGAATGAAATGCTGTTCTATTCTCACCATTGCGAGCCTATGTTCAGTGATAGCCTTGATATCTGCTTTaattttctcctctttttcctgagtttcttttttgtcttttgcatCCATTTCTGCTACAGCTTTTTTTATGCGCTGCTCTTCATCATCAACTTTCTGTTTCATCTGTGCTGCCAGCAGTTCTGTGATTCGATCCCTGCGTTCCAATTCTTGTCTAGTAACCAACAAATCAAACTATTACAATCATTACAATCTTTTATGGTTCTCAGcatgtttattaaatatgtcaataaaaatgtgcctttttatGAATCAATTGATAATGAATTTTTTTTGGTCTCTGGGTCGCTGATTTGCAACACACTTGCTTGCATGCATTATTGCTCACTCGGacaatattgtacatattgtaaGTATTGTAcctgtacacattttattacctTGCCTGTCATCTTACTACGGTAGAATAAATTTTGGGTATAGAATATTAACAGATTTTGGAGATGGTAAGATGCAAAATTGAACTGTTTTCAGTCTAATTTGAAAATCCTTGTATAAAGTATTCTAAAGTAAAAAGCATCTAAACGTTATAAAGTAACTAGGAGGAATTGGAAGGAGGTTAATACATGAGGCAGAATGGCATCTGCTAGTGATCCAAGGGGGTCTTATGGAGAAGCAACCTGATGGTCCAGGAACGCCTGACATATGGGGATAATATGCATGTTGTCcaactaattttattttagggGAAACATACATTGCTTATTGATTACAaatcatcaagaaaaaaaaaaaaaatactggtatcTTGTTTCCCTGTTATTTTGAAGAATCTCTCTTagctacattaaaaaataaaactgctgctGATCACAAATTATTAGAAAAGCATGAGGAAGCAGAAGATGGCTATTAGTTGGGTTGGAAGGTGGATATTAGCAGCTAGTTCTGAACCAGAGCACTATTTTAGAGGTAGTGTGTATTGGAAGATGCAGAATAGGAGCTGATGGTGGGGACAAAGGGCGACAGTGAGTACGTACATTGATTCAGTACcggggagaaagaaagaaggcAACATGTAGAGGATTATGTACAAGGAGAATTGCAAAGTTTAAGCTGAACTAGAGCACAGAAAAGTGAAAGAATGCAGACACAAAGAAGATGCTCAAAGTTTGTGAGAAGGCAGTGGGTATCTATCATCAACAGTGGATAGTGATCTGTTCATAAACCATTGGGAAGTTAGGCAGTGAGGAACTGGTTGGGAGCTGCAGGAGGAATGATTAGAGGTGGGAATTAGAGTCAGAACTGATAGAAGGGAAAGAAAGGAACATCATTTGTGTACATTGGGAAAAAGTGTAAAGAAGGAACTGTTCGGAGACTGGTGGGTGAACATGTGGACAGGTAGGAGATTGTAAAGACAGCTCATACCAGTATTTTGATGTTTGGCATTATTGTTAAGCAGTTTGCAATAACCACAAAATACCTCTGATAAATGGAAACAGGAAATTGGAAAGAGGTTTGGAACATTCATACTTGTTGCTGCCCTGTATAAAACAAGAAATGCCTCCACCGCATCCAGACATTTTagaaaccaaattattttttaacattgtattgtatttgcatttctttgtttGCCATTTTACAAAGTTGGCAGTGCCCAGGACCTGGTCTTTGAAGAGAAGGACACAACAGCTATGAACccattaatgatctttttttttaacatgaaaactCATGGTAAGAATTTaattcacacaataaaaaaaagtcctgttcCTTCTTTGACTACACATCCAGCAGCCCAGAACTTGTATATGTCCTCACCTGTGTAATTCagtctctctttcttttttcaagttagacatttttttctttgccagaATGAAGCGACGTACCAAGTCATCATTCTCTTCTTCCTTTTGTTTCTCTAGGTCTCTGAGCATGTTTTTGTCTGCAACATGTGCCTGTTAAACAACCAAAGATAATCCCATGTTTATATCACAAATTTCTGAATTTTAGCTGGGATCATTTTTCCTATCAGGCCCCAACTCATTGCAGTTTTGTTGTACTCTCAGAATAAAGTCCAAGTCTGGACCACAAAGGCAGTTGCACCTTCACGCAAGGGACACTTTACCAgatatgttaaaatgaaaaaaatatagttgGTAGCACAAGAGAATTGCTAAGAAAACTCAATTTCAAGGCTGCCCActttcttatatttattattttgacatttctacTGTCCACTACCTTCAGATAGCCTTGCAGCTGTTCCAACGCTTCACTTGTCACCCACCACCTACAAACAATCTGTAATTTTGCAGAATTAGCCAGGAATCTACTAGCAAAACTTTAGAACCTGGGCAGCAGCCTGTTatgtacattttcaaaattttagCTGATTTGTAGCACCAAGCCCCACTGCATTTTTCTTTGTACCCAATATTGTCTGCTGCAATAAGTGCACTAGGCATGTCTGTCTTAAATCTAAATTAGATCAAAAAGACAGTTTCACCTTCATTTGCAGGCCACACTGTAACATACACATATGTGAATAACAGATACATtggaataaaaattattataaataacctAAGGGAATTTCCAAAAAAGCTCCAGTGCATTGTAATTTACTGAGGCTGCTCACCTTGGTtccagttttttaatttttttactgttgtttatGCCTTCCACTTTAAGGTAGTAGTGTACCTGCTACAGCATTTTACGGGCTTATGACCAcccacatatatgtgtgtgtatggctGCATGTCAGGTGACATTTTGCTTGGTCAGCCAGCAGCTTTCAGAGACCAGAACTGAGCTGCTTCCTATTCCTggttactgatatatatatatatatatatattagtaactTGGAATGGGCAGCAGCTCAGTTCTGGTCTCTGTAAGGCTGCTGGCCCCAATGTGACCGAGTTTAATGTCACCTGACATGCAGCCATTTTTTGTTGTCACATGACTTTGTTACACAGTAGGATACGTTTGGTTGCCTGGCCTTAACTAAGATAATATTGTCATTCATAATCCTgtcaaaaaacatgtttaaagttGGTGGCAGTATAATTTATGGATCTGTCTGAAAATCTTTCCTAACTTGTCAAATGGTATTTTATCTATTGCAGTAAAAGGACTATATATCGTTATGTTTGTTTTCAGGTTTCCTTCTGGTAAATAGTGTAATTCTGTAAACACTTATCTTACTAAAGGGGccctatcagtaaaaaaaaaattactttgtgatTTACAGACCAAATGGGCATTCATTATTTCTTGTTTCTCTTCCAGTTTGAGTTTAGCCAGCTTGTTCATTTCCCACTCATACAGTCTGGTCAGTCTTCTAATTTCTTCACCCTCTCTATAGTTAGCTTGTTTCTCTAATTCAGTAGCGTGTCTGTGATCCTCCATCCTGGTGAGAAACAAACCACATGTGAGAGTTGTGCTCACAATGAACATGGAAAGCAACAAAGGTGAAAATATTGGGAGATCGAAATCCAAAGATTATCAACTGCTTATAAGTATCTGTCACATGTTAACCTTATCTGCTTATGTGGACCTTTAtaagcattttatacattttgacagactaatcaaacaaaacaaatacaatagaaAACAGCAAAGAAGGTGCcaagaagaacatttttacatactgCTTTAAAAGCTCATTTGAGTTATTCTTTCTTTCTGTGAGTTTTTGCAGTGCTTTCTGCTGGTCTTTATAAATACTTTCTTCCAGTTCTCGTTGCATGTTAGCCAGAGTGTCTTTGTCTTGCCTATTactcatattttgtattttatttttgagctCTATCTGTGCATCTCGCTCTCTCATGACTTCAGTAAGTAGCAGCGCactctaaaaaatacaggtaaCACATTTCaattacacatttgtatattcttAATCAGATTTCAGAACAACCAGAAGAGCTTCAACACAGCAGCCCTCTACAActtagaaatataaaacaaatgacgTACGTGGAATGTCTTGACTTTATCAGTCTGGTAGTATTGTTTAGTTCTTGCATTTTCAATAGCTTCTCTCCTCTTCTCCGCCTGATATTGGGCTTCCTCTagatcaatttttttcttctcttcctcttctttttcttctcgaAGCTGCTTTGCTTTTAGCCTTTTCTGCCTGAAACCCTTAATGTGATATAccgtagaaaaaaaaataaatggtggcgattatttgaaaataatattaaagcataCAATGATCATTGttaaccttaaagcagaactaaactaccAGAAATTCTGCTGTTTTGGTCCTCCGGGAGGATTTTGCCATCTTTTGCAGGTTTGCACAGCTTAATTGCTTATTATGGCACCCTTATATGCCAAATGAACCCCTCCAGCATTGTGTTGTGCTCTCTGGTGTTACTGTCTCTTCCATTCTTACTAattctttttctgggttttgaATGTTCGTCCATCTTTACTGGCCAGGTCAAGATGATGTCACTAAGCCACACATTGTAGTAGAacagaaataaatgcaaatgCTTGTTCTAGATCAGTGGCTCTGAAAATAGAGGTTAAACACCACAGCCAGGCAACGCATTGCAAATCAAGGGTTGAAATCTCCTTCCTATAAATAACTTATTTCAGCACTTTCTTTTGCAGTATATGCATTTAAGAATGCAATCTGATCAGTGTAGAATAAGTGTTATATTGAGAAAGCCTGATTCAAAGACAAATctgtggttgcaaatgacagacagatacagtaggggacaatctaagaggagggggaagtaacacacaataggaggggggatacagaatggtgggtaagtaatgagggttttaagagacagaagaagacgggtaggcaagtttgaaaaaatgggttttgagtgctcttttaaatgagcagaaattaggagcaagtcgaataggatgtggaagaccattccagagagtcggggcagctctagaaaagtcttggaaccatacatgtgatgaggttattaatAAAGAAGTCATTAGtgagtcattggaggagcaaagagaacggctaggggagtatttttttaccaggtcagaaaggtaagtgggacaaaaactgtggagggatttgaaggcaaagcacaggagcttgaatttgattctaaggtgaaatggaagccagtgtagagagctgcaaagagaggcagcagaagaggagcggtgggaaggatggatgagtctggctgcagcagtcataatagattgtagaggagagagtcggattagtggaataccagagaggaggatgttacagtagtccagagatgGTAAGAGCAacaagtttggtggtctcaggggacaggtagaggtggattttggagatgttgcccaggtgaaattggcaggacctggaaatgttctgaatatggggggtaaatgagaaggcagaaccaaaagtgacaccaagacaacgtgcctaaaGGGAGGGATGAAtgacagtgttattaacagttagaaatatgtcagggggagatttagaaaaTAAGAGGGGGGAAGATGAAGAgctctgttttatccaggttgagtttcagaaatctgtcagtcaTTCATAATGATTTGGATCACAAgtagcatgagaccttatccaggactgcaTTGGGAATACTGCACATCTAtgccaaatcaaaacatgaagaaaaatgtatcaaatttgtgttcCCAATTTGCgtgtatggggaaaaaaaagctaatataaggatttttcacttttttcaaacaTACGCTATTATTCTGAATACAACTGTATACATAGCTGGGAACTTATGTGACAGCTCTGGGCCAACATTGATACATAAATGAAAGTGAAGCGAGTCACATACCTGGCATGTGCTGGGTGATTTCTATTGTAATGCCAATAACTGAACAAAAAGGTGAAGGAGGTAAAATGAAAACAAGTGCCTTTCTGGGGAAGGAATCAGTTATGCAACTCTTTGGGCTATATTTCTAAAATCTGATATTCCAccagacattccctggtagggACCTGAAGGATTCCCACgagagggaatgtcagattcagatttttataaatagagctctatgaGTATTAGCAGAGGCTAATGAGTATGAAGAAAATAATGAACTGCTTGCAATAGTATACACAATGTAGAATCAgacatgcattttattaaaaaagaatacctGACTGCCACTGACTGCAAATTGAAATGGTGGCTAGGCACAGATTTGTACCCCCTTGTACCCCCTAACTACATACAGGTTCTGTGCCCCTTTATAATGCGAGATCTTATAATGGACAACTCACAGATATGGTGTTAGTCCAGTTTTTCACCACTTCCTGGGAACGTAAATGCAAGGCTTCCAGCTCCTTCCTCTCTTCGTAAAGCCTCCTTGCTTCATTTTCCAATGAGTTGTTATAATTCACAATCCGTTCCCAGTCTGCTTTAGGGAGCACAGTGACCTCACGCAGATCCacaggctttattgttaaatcaACATTTTCTGTGACTTTTTCAGCTgcagaataaattaaaaagaatctATTAATTAAAGCAGACAGGAAATGTTTAGATGAGTATTTCTCAAGCAGGGTTTgtccagaggttactgggggcTCCTTGAACAATGAGAAGTTTGTACCTCTCAAGTCAATTACCactgaaattattattagtatactgaatgcatatagcgccaacatattacgtagcgatgtacatttattaggggttgcaaatgacagacagatacagccagtgacacaggaggagaggatctaAAAGGAGGATGGAAGTGGCAAACAATAGAAGGAGGGGGATATGGTATGGTGGCTAAGTAGTGAGGGTTCAGGAAcaatctgtaaaggtgacatttttcccactggccatcaatgtcgGGGGCATTTCTCCCACTGTCtgccatgctaatatactgtgagctgtgcatatagtaattacaTCTAGGCTTCACCTGGACCTGGAAcctattttaaaagttaaaaaggttaagaaaggctctattaggttgtaagctcttttgggcagggtcctcctcctcctgtgtcattgtctgtatttgtctgtcatttgcaacccctatttattgtacagcgctgcgtaatatgttggcgctatataaatcctgtttaataaaggATGGTTTAGAGCAAGAAACATTAGGGGAAGGGGTGCAGTATCTAATAAGAGGAGTCACAAGACTTTTAATAGTTaggaaaacacaaatacaataggGTAAGATCCAGtgaatttgttgtatttattccAAATAATTGCTCAGATTTTTATAAGCAAAATAAGTAACTTTCCTCTCTTCCCTTGTCATCCTTAAGTTTCTGGAGCTCCCAGGGCTGTGATCCTTTCCTCCCTGCCAGTGCCCCCATCATGGAGCTGAGCTGCTCACCTGTCTGCCTTCTACTAGAACCTTTCCTCCTGCCATACTGGACCACAGGAGCGGACGCCGTAGCCATCACCCTGGAATTCTCTTCTCTCCTATACTTCCAAGATGTTGGCGCGTCTCCTCATTGCCTGGCAACGGAAACACTACAAAATTTTAGTGAGTCTTCGTTACCTAGTTACAACGCAGGAAGTAGACGGAAGTACGTCGAGCAGTCACTTGACAGGTAGACCGTAGGCTCTGCAGTGAGGTGGGGTTGTAGGTGTAAAAAAGGCCTTTAATTTAGCTGAATTTAAACAacacagaaagagaaaagaaaaaaaacaataaaagcagaattttataATTGGAATCACTATTTCTCCGTGCTACGGTGTTTAATAGATAAAAATTACTTGTTTAGATAATATTATTAGTTAGAGCACCAGGCCAGTTTTTTTCTTACTAAAGGAACATTTAAATTTGGAAAAGTAATCGGAAAAAAATAGTTGTATTCATATTTCGGGACTTTGCCCACAGTAAAGATGGCTGACTGGCACATATGACGTAATGACCTTTGCCCTAAAATCATTAGTGAGCTGGTGCTGGAGTGTGTGATTCTGCCAGTCTGGAGGAGAAAGGGGTGAATATATCTGAATTGGACGGACacagtgcattattattattttatttttcagccaaGGAGCAAACTGATGATAGAGAGACAGGCTCAGATCCACATTCCCCCTAAACTGTGCCTGCATTAGCTCTCATTTGGGTAAGtgcaataaatcctttttaatctGCAGACCTTCTGGAAGGATTATTCTGAATCAATGGCTACAGCCAATGCTGAATCACTGTTCTGTATGGTCAGTATTGTGCTTCCCACTATTTATTGTTGGGGAGTCCCCTGACACTTGGATACTGATGTCAATAAGAATATACATGGCAGCTTTTTGCACAGGCCTGCTAAAATTGGTAACATGGAAAATGCAAAGATTATACAGAATATTAACAGAtacattgtacaaataaatattttaaaatgtataactgTTATAAATGATTGGAGTCAGAGATAAACTGCTTTTTAGGAATCTATATTCAACCATTGTCAACAAAACATATAGGTGGGGATAATTAAATGCATCTATTTGCAAaaactgtttctgtttttattctaGGAAAGGGTTTGTGTCTTTGCAGACCCATAGcgcctaatttataaaagctctcccaggctggagaggatacactttcagcagtgaagctgggtgatccagcaaaactggaatggatttcctaaaattgtttgctatatttgttgttggaaaggatctttcacgatgaatgaaggagcgctgtacatacagagccattctgctctatggagaggggaggggggggaacgttgaagtggcaccccactgagctctctccccttcacttacattacgaccattcatggatccgccaggacagatccatgagcAACGTCAGAGTGCcgttgtacacacgtcagattctcatacCACTCCAGGAATGATTATCTGACGAAaatcatccgacgtgtgtacgtagcctaagatttTAACAATAGTCAGCAAATATAATAGAAACATATttataatgtgtatttgttttatttttgcattttgaaatttgaaaagtttgtaaacatttgtataatttgtaaacattttgaaatttgcaAACATTGATATACAAACCAAACTTGGAGTTGATTACTTGCATGAATTAAGGCAGCTATCTGCCATAATCCATGCAAGTAATCAAGCTTGATACCCGACAAGGTATCAAGCTTTCCACCCCCCAGCATTCCAATGCCCAACATAGATTGCAGTAGGCATACAAGAAGCctcctaatttgcattttctgtaCTGGCATGAATCCTTGACTTTAGACACtaacaatttataaatgtattctctCTTACTTGGAGACAGACAGGAGCACAGGGATAACCAGTTGTgctatttttttggtttactttttgTAGCTGCCCCCTTTTGGCTATCCACTGAGGCTCCTGGGCTCCTTTTTAGGGTTGCCTTGCTGATGATTTGGCTCCACTTGGTGTCCATGAAACAAGGGTGTTAGGAgctggaataaataaaatacagtttgctGATAGGATAGGGAGGGGTTTGCTTTTGAGTTACGTAAGTTTTGGTTTGGAATACTTCCTTTTGTTCAGTTATTTAATGCTGCTTCTGAGACTTTTTGCAATCACACTAATCAAATAATAACCTTTTACACAAACTTTTAGGGTGGCTATAGATGTACAGGTATATCCTGAAACAAATGAGTGGGTAGTTGTCCTTCTTCAAACAACTCATCAATACTCACCACTGGTCTCATCTGCAAGCTGTATATATTCTGAACTATTGTGCCTTACTGTTCCATATAGGAGAGTTTAGAATCAGTGACATGGAACTGCATCTGATACTGGACCTTCTTACTCACTTTGCATGAGCATCTCCCTCATATACAGTAATGGTatagtgttttttaaacattgcacattttattattacaaatcagTAGTTGAATCCAACAAATTTGCTTAGACTGAAGCTAATCTGCTACAGACAATAAGAATAATTTATTCAGCCTCTTCTCCTCCACTTATCAGATAGCAGTACCTTATGCTTGTATCAGGGTCTTGACTATGTCAGATATTTTGGATATAGCCAGAAATGTACAAGCACCAGGATTTATGTGGCTTGGTACGTCAGGCATCATGATAGTTTGCATGCGTTTCCCCTGGGTATTCTgatttccacattccaaaaacatgcagttaggttaattagcttccccccaaaattgaccttacactgtattaatgacataggactatggtaaggacattatattgtgagccctttgagcgACAGCtggggacatgactatggactgtgtacagaGCTGCGCAATAATTCggctctataaaaatactgtgtaatattaataacagtaacCAACATATgactctttttttctgcaggtcaGCTCAACGACACCAGCCCAGCCAAAAAGATGAAGACACTGCTCGTTTTTGATTTTGATCACACGATTGTGAATGATAACAGTGATACATGGATTGTCCAGTGCGCTCCAGATAAAACTCTCCCCAACGTGTTGAAAAATTCATACGAGAAAGGAAAATGGACAGAGTATATGGGCAGGATCTTCACCTACCTAGGGGAACAGGGCATACGAGAAGACGACATGAAAAGAATTATGATCGCCATACCGTACACCCCGGGAATGACTGAGCTCCTCTATTTTATTGGTCAGAACAAGGATCACTTTGATTGCATCATCATCTCCGACTCAAACACCATCTTTATTGACTGGATTCTAACACACGCAAACgttcaaaatgtatttgatgaAGTGTTTACTAACCCCGCAGCCTTTGATCGCTTTGGAAATCTCACCGTCCAAAATTTTCACGTCCACCACTGCGCATCATGCCCCAAGAACCTATGCAAGCGAAAAGTATTAGAAGAATTTGTAGCCAAGCAGATCAGCAATGGAGTTCAGTATTCCAAGATAGTTTATGTTGGTGATGGCAGCAATGACCTTTGCCCAGTAACTTTCCTGAAGAAGGGGGATATCGCCATGCCACGGGAAGGTTATTCACTTCAGAAGCGCATTGCTAACGAGATCAAATTGATTGATTCCTCTATAAGTGTATGGTCCACAGGCAATGAAATATTGTCCCATCTCAAGTTATTGTTGGAGCAGTAAATCTTCACATTTGTTTTCtcaataacaaataaatgttaaatgttttttcagaGCAAATACATATTTCTCTTTCATTCTGATTTACATATAAAGCAAGCACCCATTATTCTTGTCTTGTGATTGGCTGGCAGCAAAAGACAACTTGCACCTTTTTCCTGAAGCAGCTGGGAGcaagaaaaggaacaaaatataTTGAAGCAGTGCGGAGGATTCTCTAATGATTGTCTTTGCAGGacttatatatgtaaatatttcaaagtGATTTTCATATCAGTCAATTTGTTGGTATGGTCAATAATATATGGCCATTATTGCTGTGTTTTGTCCAGGGGTAGAGAATAGTGCAGTATGTTTTATAAAAGGGTGTTTGAGCATTAGTTGTTTAGGTAACTATAGTATTGTAATGATGTTATTATAATTGATGTCCTCAGATGTGAAATCTGCACTTAAGTTATGTGCTATGAGAAAGTCACAGGAAAGCAAAGTAAAAGCCATACACATTTCCTAAATAATTGATGCACTAATATTATAGACAAAAATGTTGCCCATAGTGGCCAGTAAGGTTCTATTGTCAATTATCTAGTGCTGGTTGGTAAACCAAACAAAATCACATTCATGGGCAATCTCCCCATCAGTTATATTGCATACtaactttttgttgttttcacATACCTAGATTAATGGTGCCTAGGAGAAAGTCAAACTTGGTGTGGTCTTCATCCctaatgagatatatatatataaatggcacAAAAGTGGGCTTTCTTGTACCACATCCATATATAAATGGGTTCACATGTAAAGAACATATAAATacacagagcctgatttattaaagctctccaaggctctagaggatacactttcatcgctgaaggtgggtgatccagcaaacctggaatggatttctcaaaagtcatttgctaacaattttgttcaatcctggacgagatccatttcaggtttgctggatcacccagcttcactgatgaaagtttattctctccagccttggagagctttaatgaatcaaggTTGTATACAATTTACAATTCAGATGTCAAAATCAACAGAAGCAGTTAAAAcctaaaattattaatatgttCCTTACATGtgaaaccatttatatatttacacaatcctctgttttttgtattaaattttcGGTACTATAAGAgccaaaatcctgttttttatgcCATACTTTTTTACCATCCCTTTGATTTGATGGGGCAGACTTTGTACTGCAAACACGCCATCATTTTGGTCTAAACAGATGTAACCATCATATTGTTATTCTATATAGTATGTCATTTTAGAATAGGTATTAGAAAATTTTCTATAGGCTATCAAAATCAGTTGGGTCACGAATGATTACTTGTTTATATTGTGTACTTGTATTTTTGTATGCGATACTTGAAATGAATGATtctaataaacttatttttttaactgtttttggaTGTGGTACAAAAAAAGCTCTGTTTTCTTTGgtgcc
The Pyxicephalus adspersus chromosome 7, UCB_Pads_2.0, whole genome shotgun sequence genome window above contains:
- the CFAP210 gene encoding cilia- and flagella- associated protein 210 — protein: MATASAPVVQYGRRKGSSRRQTAEKVTENVDLTIKPVDLREVTVLPKADWERIVNYNNSLENEARRLYEERKELEALHLRSQEVVKNWTNTISGFRQKRLKAKQLREEKEEEEKKKIDLEEAQYQAEKRREAIENARTKQYYQTDKVKTFHSALLLTEVMRERDAQIELKNKIQNMSNRQDKDTLANMQRELEESIYKDQQKALQKLTERKNNSNELLKQMEDHRHATELEKQANYREGEEIRRLTRLYEWEMNKLAKLKLEEKQEIMNAHLAHVADKNMLRDLEKQKEEENDDLVRRFILAKKKMSNLKKERETELHRQELERRDRITELLAAQMKQKVDDEEQRIKKAVAEMDAKDKKETQEKEEKIKADIKAITEHRLAMRRRKEEEEKKEKLKALQALYEIREADNYFIAQQKEKTRQTEEQCKKVQTMQIQQMAEKKTMSHEEQEADIVYTKQNEALMMKEEEVFQEYAKQVINSVTKTGANPYALKKAAQSGTGGGRGPVYSGRGGIRPSYLVQDTSGVQLPAYQNDTTQLIKGIHDSGDIQQAKRKMGFTY
- the PHOSPHO2 gene encoding pyridoxal phosphate phosphatase PHOSPHO2, whose product is MKTLLVFDFDHTIVNDNSDTWIVQCAPDKTLPNVLKNSYEKGKWTEYMGRIFTYLGEQGIREDDMKRIMIAIPYTPGMTELLYFIGQNKDHFDCIIISDSNTIFIDWILTHANVQNVFDEVFTNPAAFDRFGNLTVQNFHVHHCASCPKNLCKRKVLEEFVAKQISNGVQYSKIVYVGDGSNDLCPVTFLKKGDIAMPREGYSLQKRIANEIKLIDSSISVWSTGNEILSHLKLLLEQ